CAACGGTGCTActcaaatccccaaattccttcccgaacaaaaagtcaattttaaacccaataaaataCTCTCGaggtaaaattgtcttttacctgaatattttaatattgaatattaatttaggcACGTGATATCACATagattgattttatgggaAGCACAAATACTATAGCACTAAACACGcaccttatttattttagagaGAATCAATGCATCTTGAGCTTAGATTATATTTTGTcacttttatttgttaatcTTCTTAGTTTGCATTTCTTTTCATAGGTGTTTCTCGAATTAGTTTCTCACTTTAACCCCCCTATGTGTTGTGTGTTTAAAGTGTGATTTTAGGCTTTGAGTTGTGTGACATTgtaactttgttttttctttcttttccttaacTAGGAAATCAAATGGATTTAGGCGATCCAATCCCTGTGGGATCGACCTCACACTTACATAAAGTTTATTACCAACATttcgtgcacttgcgagtATAATTTGTGTTTAAAATAATCTCTGTTTTGCAGGTTGTCTAAAAcaccacaacaacaacactTCGTGCATGTTAGCACGATTGAGGAGATCCACAACATATTTGGTCTGAGTAAGAGATAAACTGTACAAAGTATGAGCAAGCTCCATGCACAAAAAATAATGAGCGGGACCAAGATCCTTCGTAGAAAATTGATGAACCGAATTAGAAATAAGTGTGGTGATGCGAGCGGGATTGGAATCAGTGACAAGGATATCATCGACATAAATCAACAAATAAATGTGAACAGAACCATGAATGTAGATGAAGAGTGAAGAATCAGACTCAGAGGCAGTGAATCCCAATTGGAGAAGATGATAATAGAAACACTGAAACCAAAATATTGCACACTTTAACAACATTTGGCCAAAATATTGCtataatatcgataatatcgagatgatgaagacaatGAAAAATTTAAAGAGTTATTTACAGTAACACCCTCTGAggtttcttgtgttttcaTAAAACCCCCTTAGGTCTCAAAAATTACATGAACACTCCCTGaggtttcaatttgttttcacaaaacccattttcgttgattgtttgtcaaaaattaataatttcattaaaaaaaaaacttatgcaaatgaaaaaattaacctcaatgaagtatatgcaatctaatctcaaaggccaactttgttttttgtataaaagcaTCAATCGTtggatgaaaaaaaatcaatgaaaatgagtATTGTgtaaacaatttaaaacatcaGGGGTATTCTTGTAATTTCTAAAACCTcaaggagttttgtgaaaaagccAATAACTTTAGGGGGTATTggtgtaaataactcaaatttgaaatttataggAAATTTAtatggtactaagtcactcatgtcttaccatgcaatgtataaagtgtaatattgtagtaaatcattataaataaatgattatgatgtgtttaatattctttcattaattacaacatattttctacacttgcagtgtttgtcagctcgctatgttatcaacttaaattagttaaaccTATCATACAAtacatttccttccaattttttatgataaaataatagataattgactaaataaacatcctccaaagtttcaagaaaaatttctaagtttttcttacaCTTTCCGTGGTTTTTACTCAATTTTTGTTGATATCGATAATTttccgatatttccatcgaaatttccatGTTTTTGGACCACCAATATTTCCGAaaccatcgatattttagacatTGGTAGTGACTAGTGAGACCATGAGGGTGGGAagcaaaaatatcatttttagTTGACTTTTTTAAAACTGTTTTATTTTGCATTGCCTTTACCTTGAGTTAAAAATGGtaagcaaaaatattttcgTAAGAAACCCTCTCTCTTTTCAAACCTTACATGACATCTTGATTGTGTGTTCTAGGATTTGAAAGCCAGTTGGGCAAAACTTACATACTAAACTCGACGATACgagtgaatttcattaataaacataaaaagataCTTGTAGTCAAGGAGGACGTAATGAGCCTTACCCTCAAATGCATTTCtattcataaataaaagttCCACAAAtgctaaaactaaaactaaaaccaaaagtaaatgcaatgcaaaacaaaacaaaactatcaATGCTTAGAACTCTTAACTTCTTCAATTATCAATGCATTATCGATATTTTTAGAAAACTCTCTTTCatccctaattaaattaaaactataattaaagatatatataaaatagatggagaaagaagatgCTGATGTTGGACAGCTAAAAGATAGAGAAACAAGCTGATGTCGTATagccaaaagagaaagagagagaagatataGGACCACTTGAATGGGTAGAGAAGATATGATGTAGAGtttacttttactttttttaattttggattgGGCTTATAACATATAtaggtattttaaaaaatatatatattttgacccaaaaaaatgtattttttattataaaatttttgcGCTGGGCGGATACCCAACTGAACCGCTCCTGATTGTGTGTCTAAGAAACAGCCTCTTTGTAATTTAGACTAACAGATTTGAAATTGTAACCAAGCATACCCATTGGTTCTATGCCAGATTCATAACTCAAAAGTTTTTCTGGTCCTTGTGCTCaacaaaatcttaaaaatgctaaattcttattgttttaaaagattattattattatttttggttgaaaataaCTTATGCGAATGTTACTGGACTGGTCCTAAAACGGGTGCGAAAATATGATTTGTGGAAATAGCAACACTATTTTGACTGGTAAGTAGCAACTCTTATACAGTTCAAGTTCTTGATTGATTGCAAAAACAGTATTTAGGGATAGATTGACGGTGTCCTCATAGTTCATGCGTTTACCCCTTTAATATTTGTTGAAATTCTGTTCGGGTGTTGTTCCAGAAGGAAACCTCACACGGGTAGTCGCAACCAGCCCCCCCGAGAGAAAGAAGAGCTAGCCAAGGACTTCGATTGCAATTTGAAGAACATCAAGGACTCGATAGCTAAGGCTGATTGAAGTGGATGGCTTGTGATTAGGGTTGGTCCTGCCTCCCTCCCGAGCTTAAAATTATACAGTGAAAGCTCCTGAACTCAAGTGTAAGTTCTTTGCCACTATATATTTTGTAAACTGTATTTTCAGTAAGTAATTCCCCTGTTTAATCATCCTTTAGAGTTTACTTTTGGGGGAAATAAAGTggtaaaattcaaaaaataattataagtaAATTGGATCTTAGTTACATTCCACAGGAGTAGTAGCTAAAGCTACTTGCTGAATAATTCATGCAAttgatattaaaataatagGAGATGCATCGCTTCGGTCTTTTTTGTGAATATATGTTTTTGCTAAAGACTTTGAGGCTTGGttgtagaaaaaaaacatcttgTTTGTAATCAAAACTTTAACTCTGTTGACAGAAATGTTCACTAATTGAGTTCCATTTCTTGggatatttttgttgaagcaTGGCTACAAATTCCGACGAAATCTTGCCCCTTGAGAGAATCAGAGGAACCATCATTCCCTCTCTCCTTGGCAGTCTCTCCAATGCCAAACTCTCCCTCTCTAACAGCCAAAGTGATTATGAGATCGACATGAGATCGACATGGCCACCCAAATCGAAAAGTTACGGAGAGACCTCGTTTACATCAGGCAGGCATTCACCGGGCTCAAGAATTTTGAAGAAAGCGCTAGCGCTCTTTTCAAGATTCTCCTACAACCGCAGCACAGCCTCCACCAACTCTTGGATCAGCCCACTCAATTCCACATCCATGACTCGCGAGTGAAGCAATTTCAATCCAAGCTTTGGGTCCACAGTGAGATAATCATCAAACTAAAACTCCTAATTCCGTCCCAGCACCAAATGGTGTTGAACAAGGCTAATCCTTTGTCACTGACTGGCGTTGTGTTCGATCCCAACAAAGTACTTGATCAATTGTCTGACTTACATTTCAGTAAGGTTTTTGGAGATAGCCCCACTTTTAGAGATTTTTGGGTTGTATATAACAGTCTTTGTGTTACTACAAAGCTCTGCTTGTTGTGTTTTGCTGTGTTTCCAGCAAATGAGGTTGTAAAGAAGGGGCTTCTGGTACATTGGTGGATTAGAGAAGGGTTCCTGAACCCTCCTGTTGATGGCAAAGAGACGGTCATGGAAATTGCAGATGGTGTATTTGAAGAGTTAACAAAGAAGGGCTGCATTGAACCTCTTTACAAGAAACGGAGATCAGTTGTGCGTAGTTTTAAAATGCACCCTCTTATTCGTTCCGCAGTGATTGTGATTGCCAAAGATGTGAgattctttgattttgatggtAAAGGAAATCCCACTGCCAACTTTTCATGGTCTCACCGGGCTTGCTTGATGAATGGTTCTTCTCATCTGACATTGGCAAACAGACCCGATTTGGATCCAGAGAAGCTACAGACTATATTCAATGTGAATGAGGCTTATCCAGATTTTTCCGAAGTTGACTGGTCTAGGTTAAGGAATGTGAAGGTTCTTTATCTTGGAAGGTGGCACGGCAGAGCTAATCATCACATTGAAGTAGATGACGTTGAATTCTTTAAAGGGTTGAGGTATATGAGACATTTGATTTTCTTCAGCCTACAAGGGATATCTAGGATTATGGAGCTTCCTGATTCACTGTGCAAGCTTTCTAGTATGAGGATCTTGGATCTTAGTAGGCTTGCTTAAGATGCTCACTCATTTGGATATGTCTGAGTGTTACTTGCTGGAAAACATGCCTAAGGGGATTGCCTTGCCCTCAGAACTCCAAGTTCTTAAAGGATTCATAATTTGCGCTCATAAGAATGATAGATCATGTACTCTTCATGATTTGTCAGCTTTGAAGAAGTTGAGGAAATTGACAATCAACACAAGCAGGGAGGATTTTCCCAGAGAAGAAGAGCTAATTGTTTTCCAACAGTTTGGATCGCTTCGAAAGCTAACAGTAGCATGGGGAGGCTTATACCTCCCAGCCATCCAGCTGGATAAACGTATTAAGCTGAAGAATATTGCTGCTCAACGCACAACATCAAACACTTTGAAGAGTAGTGGAGGTAACCAAACACAAGACAATGCTGCACCAGAGCCAGCAACACCAACTGGCATAAGAAACCATTTCCGTAAAATCCCTTCAAGTTTACCAGCCTTCAAGCGAATCACTGGAACTACTACCAGGAATCAGGAACATTTTAAAGAACTAGAGAAGCTGGATCTGCAGTGCTACCCTCAGATGACAGCACCCAGTTGGTTGATGCCTGGAAAGCTTAAGAGTCTAAAGAAACTCTACATTAGAGGAGGACAGCACCAAAATCTAGGTCAAGTTCACGAGAATGACAAGTGGACAATTAGGATTTTACGTCTTAAGTTCTTGAGTGAATTAAAGCTGGATTGGAATGAACTCCAGGTGTCATTTCCAGACTTGATATATTTGGAGAAATTTAGATTCCCTAAGCTCACTTTCTTCCCATGCGATGCGAGTGGCCTATGGCTGAAGCCCTGAACTTGAACAACGGAATCAGCACTGGTGGAACTCTTGGTATGTACATCCAAGGAGTTAAATTCAAGTGTTTACTCGATTGAAGTACGTTGTCCATTTTTGGCTAATGTTGTgagccttttttttcttctttactcagaaaatttaattatgtttCAAGTCTGCAATGCGAGAGAAGTTTGAAAACACTAAGAAAATACTTTTCTCATGCCTTTAGTTTCAGTGAAATTTAATCTTACTCAAAagttgaatttcaattttattcaaGCTATTGAGAAAATGCTTTTGTTGAATATTATCAGGGGAATTTATAAATTACAGACAATCTGATACTTAATTGTCTGTGAAGACAATCACATGTCACTTTGAGTGGCCAAAATATGTAGTAGAAAGAGTAAAACAATACGTTTTTGGGACTACTTTGGACTTGGAAGTTTACTCCCAACTTTAGGAGAACATGGGAACAAAGGGTTCTATTTTAACCATTGGAGAGGGCTGGTCTTACAATggtattaaaaatatttggcTTGCGGAAGACTGCAGGGTTTACTCTTGAAGAGTCAATACAAAGTCCTAGGGTTTTCATCTGAAAAATTTTATGGGTTCGGAATTTTTGTTCATATGGGTAATAATTTTTTCCAGTTGCTGTTGTGTGTGTACATTTCTCACATTTTCTTGTTCTGTGTGCACTTATACATTAAGGCCATGTTTGGTGGGCCGGCTAGAAAAAGATTGGATTGGACTTCATAATTTGAACTAGACTGGTTGAGACCGGATTAGACTTTAAGTCTGTTGATTGGTGCTATAATTATTATCAGATTTTTTAAAGTATCTTTTCTTTATGAGATTaaaaactatatatttttCCCATAACGAACAAAATTATAGTCTAGCAAAAGAGAagtacaaaaatataaattgaaacaaaagaaaaaaatcgaTAGTATGAACctatgaaatttgaaagatTCACCACAAGAACATATgaacattttgaaaaaataataaaaattaacgCACAAACGAAAACTGGGTTCCAGATCGGACGAAAAATTAAAGCAATTTGAAAGATGTTAATGGGTTCcacatttgaaaattttcaaaggaATAAAAAACAAGATTGAAGAGAATACACGAAAACCAAGATAAAAACTCAGGAACATACAATTGGCCGAAAATTGTTTTAGCAGAAGAAGTGAAGCAGATCAAGAAATGGGCAGAAGAACGAAGCAGAAAAGCGAGTAGCAGAACAAAAGAACAGAGCATTGGGACACAACAGAAAATGGGCTTCAATTTATAGAGTAAAAAACCATAGCTTTCGACATCTGAATTtcagagaaaaataaaataaaatatcaagtCCAATCCTTTGTGTCCATTTTAATTGAATATATCCAATTCAGTCTGGCCCACCAAATAAGGCCTAAGGCTCATTTCTTTGTGTTTTCTACAAATTTGGTGCAGGTCATCAGGGCTTCGATTTGAAGATCCAAATTTGAGCAGCTCTGGTGATGCTACAGTGTTAAATTTAGTTTTATGAATGATGCTCttaagagcacttccagcgCTAGGGCTTTGCCCTGGCAACAGGTCCCCCAAGCCTGGTTTCATACTCCAGCGCAGGAAATCCAGCCTAGACAAGGCATGGGACTCACCAGTCCGGGCAAGTCCACAGCTAGAAATTGATTGAGCTGTTGCTTGCGAGCTGCTGACGTCAGCAGCtgattttcaaatatttttttattgttagcCCACATTGCCCAATGGTTGCAAGCCATGTGGCTTCTCCTGGAGCCTCCGATCAAAAAATCTTGCACAATCCAACGATTGTCCAATTTTtggctttaaaaaaatagaaaaaaatatcaaaaaactttaaaaaaaaaaatcaaaaaattctGGAAATTTTTTCTACACATACCTaccaatattattcactttccacaccaattttaatgtcaaaattttatattgatttttagGTGAGAATTTTACGATAAATATTAACACTTGAGAatcgaaaatcttatccgaaaagcttatcaaaatcaatggtttaagtataaaaaataaaaaataaatttaagtgaatagtaattgccttaGCCTTAGCATTTTGGGATGGAAtcacaaatggcaaggctgccactattcacatgaatagtagcACCCCTTGCCTTAACCTTAGCCCTTTGgggtggagatgctctaagagcatgcacaaagaagagaatgggccaagggtttagggtttagggcctaaaccctaaactcaaaggAGCAGAAGCATGGAGACTTTCAAGGGATTGAGTGTGTTGATGTCACAGGGCTGGTAAAACTTCTGGGGTTGAACTAAACGGAAGGCTCAACAAATTTGGATATATTATGCTGACAACTTCTGTTGGCATTGTGGAACATTAACAAAATCGTAGATAATTTAAGATTTAGCAATGTAGATAAGTTAGTCAAAAGCCAAAAGGTGCTTTAGTTGATACCCTGTGCAATTATTTGGATCTTTTTGCCTTAACATTACTTAATGATACATTGATTGGGCCACCATGTTCCCCAAATTGTTAGGTTTCTTTTTACCATATgtttcattcttttctattATAGTAGGCTTAGTGATGCAGGGCAGCGGTTATAAGTTGCTGTCTAGTAACCCAAACATACCCAAAATATAGAGAATAGAAGGATAAAGAATAGAACTGAAGTTGGAACGAAGATAATTGAGTTCTAGGGCAAAATTCCAACAGAAACTCTATAGAGTTACGTATGAGATTATATTCATTAACAAAACTTCATACAAGAGTCTCTAACTAGCCTATTTATACTAGAATACAGAAAACCTAATTGACATAGGAAATTAAAAACCTAAACAGGATATTAAACCAAATCCTAGTAATTAAgaataggaaaataaaagaagtaaataataatttaaagtaaaTAGAACCCTAGCCCAATTGACTGACGGGCCTAAGTAATCTTAGAGAGCTTCCTACATGCTCTTGCATCACTTAGcaagacaaaaaaatttaataaatctAACAATTTCATTTATAAGATATTTTACAGGAATTCTGCCGGCACAATCCCCTGCATAAAAGTGTGCATGAACCAATTTGCTGCTTTCAATGTGTGATCTTGGTTATGCTGATcagaaaattatattaatGAGGATTATTTACAAAGCAAAAGTGAAAACTGATAATAGCTGAAGCCTTTGGACTGCTTCTcaaacaagaaaccaacaaGGCCATAATACTCTGCTGCTATATCATATGGATGCCAACTTGATTAAAATTTGAACAGGTTACGTGGTTAACCCTCTTTATTATATAGCAAAGGGACAAGCAGAAAATCAACAATGATCTGCTAAGCTATGATTATGCATACTATGTATGAAATGTATGGAATCAGAACCAGTAAATTTGAAACAAATCTTAGACATTCTGAGAAtttagaattttcttttaacaGTATCCTATTCGGTGGATATTGATATTACACTGAGAACACTCAAACACCAATCCTTCACAAGGTTTACCACATGCCTCACAAGGAAGAATGTTATCTCTCTTATCAAAAGGAATGacactctttttcttctcaacaAGGGTGACAAGGTGTTGGTGAGAATGCTTGTAAGTGCTCCCTAACTTGACATGGCGATACCTCCCAACAACGCAATGAGGATGACAATCGAAGTCACAATCTTTGCAGTAATAAAACCAATGTGTTGAGTCTCGTTCTCCTTCGCATATTTGACAATAACATTCTCCCAGTTCATCTTTAACCCGACGATGTGTGAGCTTGAGAggatgattgtcatacctgtGACTTGCGGTAAGAGGTAGTTGAATGCATTGGATACACAGATGAAAATTGCAGTTGACACAACTGAAGCGGACAGCTGGTTGACTATAATCACCACAACCTCGACAAGAAGGGTTGCTCCTTCTTAATATGCCTCTTATTGACGATATGTAGGACTGCCCCTTGTCATCCTTTGTGTTGAAGGTGAGGGGGTGTCTATGAGCCGGATGTGTAAGAGAGTTGGAAAGAGTATTGCATTGGAGGTCAAGGTAGAACTGGCATCTTTCACAGCTGTAGAGGAAGCCGTGGCTAAAGCTGCTGCATGCATGGCACTCGAACATGCCATCCGTAGACGGTGCCTTTGGGAGGAGTTTGAGCAAGTGTGGGTGAAATGGGTGAAGCCTCTCCGTTGGTAATTGAGCACATGTCTTGTGGAGAAAGAAATGAcaatcatcttcttcttgttttgtacAGCTATAAAAGGCATCTGTGATCGGTTCGATGCAACCGTCACAAGTAATTCTATCATCTTTTTGCACTTCATCTCTCAGGAACAACAAATGCTGATGACTAAAGTGTTTGATTTGTGCAGCTAATTCTATCCGGTCGTCGCCCTGCTGGGCCTCACCAAGCATCGTAGCTTTGGACTCATCGTCAACGATTTTGGTAGTTGTATGGCCATGCCTTTCTTTCTCCAGCGCAATTATTTCATCTCGAACGTCCTCCTTCATTACGCATCTATTATGAGCAATGCAACTGCAATGTTCACAAGAATATACagctctttctttcttcatggGTTTGTGGCAGACTCTGCAGAATTGATTCCGGGGCTGAACCACCCCAAAGGACCACTTGAGCACGAGAGGGTGTTGGTGCGCAGTTATTCTGATCTGGCGTGGTAACGAAGTGCATTCCTCATGGACCAAAAGCTGGCAGATGCTGCAGAGATAGGCGACGCCATTCCCATGTTTGTTACATGCATCGCAAGTGAATTTCATTCGCTTCCGAAGGACGGTGAATTGGTGGTCATGGCAGTCATAATTTCCAATGTTTCGCCAATTGGAAGCACATTTGAGGTCAAGGTTGAAGTCACATTGGGAACAAGTGTAAGTATGGTTGTCTCTACAGCGTTGGGAACATACATCACACTTAGTCATCGAGTAGTATCTAGGTTTGCGAAGAATAAGTGGGTGCTTCCGGTGCATTGGATGTTGAATCTGACGGGGTAGCTTTTCACATGATTTATGGAGAGAGAGGTTGGAAGGATCTTTGTTTCCATTATAGCCAGGGCCAACGTCACCGCACATATTGCAAAAAACCAGTCGACCATACTGATTAGGTTGCAGTTCCGTGAATATGCAGGGACGCTGCAATTTGTTAAGCTCATTTTCTCTCCCTATCTGTCAACAATCACAAATTTAGTATATGCAAACTGCTACTGAAAGATTATATATTAGCATGAAttgtataattaattataatcagtctagattttattatttgaaccCTTTCCAATCTAGCTAGCCTGGTGGTGCTACTTGGACAACATTAACTGGTCAGTCTATAATCGAGGTATGACTCGCCTATGTCACCTCTATCAAAGACATGACCATAATTTTGATCCAAATAGTTTATTATATATTGTGCAATACAGAGTCCGGACGTTATAATTGTGCGGACTTCTTGTATTTTCTACTATATCCTCTTTGCTTTCCTCCTTGTTTACAATGACGTCCACATGGTAATAACGTCCGGACGTCCGGATGAGAGAAGAatactgtatatatatatatatatatatatgtgcgTGTATGAACCGCATTCACTGGCCACCTTGAAATCAATAATAATTCTCTAATTAGGGCGAGACTCACATTTTGTATAGTCACGCATCCAATTGGAAAAACATATATCTATATTTAATATAACTATAAGTCAGGCTATGAACAATAttaattttcaacaaaattgattCAGAAAATCATACGGAAATGGTAAGAACGAGGGCATGAGAAAAAGTTACTCACACAATATAATTCTGATCGATGGATATTTACATGACACTTAGAGCATTCAAAGACCAATCCTTCGCAAGGTCCACCGCACAATTGACAAGGAAGAATGCTACTTCTCTTATCGAAAGGAATGACGCTCTTTCTCTTATCGATGAGGGTGACTAGGTGTGGGTGAGCACTAATCTTGAAAGTACTCCCTAACTTGACTTTGGGATACCTTCCCAGAATGCAATAAGTATGGCAATCAAAGTCACAATCCTCGCATGAGTACAACCATTCTTGTTTATATTGTTTTCCTTCACATATTTCACAATAACCATCTCTTTTAAAGATGAGTTTGAGAGGATGATCGTCGTATCTGTGCTTAGCAGTCAAAGGTACCTTAACACATTGAATACAAAAATTGAAGATATCATGATAGCCATTATTTGTCAGAGAACTGAAGCGAGCAAAAGTTTCTCCAATAGATGTATCACAACCATGGCAATAGTTGTAGTGCTTCTCCCAGCTTCTGTTGAAAAAGAGGCGATCTTCATAAAACTCATGTGTAAGGGACTCTGAAAGCGAAATGCACTCAAGTTCAAAGTATAAGTCGAATTTGCTACAGTAGTATGCAAAGCCTTGGCAAAGGTTCCTGCACAAGTGACACCAGAACACACGGTCAGTAGAAGGAGCCCATGGGAGCAGTGTAAGAGGAAGTGGGTGAAGTGGGTGAAGCAGCTTTGTAGGTAATTGAGCACATGTTTTGTGGAGGAAGAAATGGCAACGTTCATTTTCTGTACAACTATAATATGCGTTAGTGATGGGCCCGATGCAACCATCGCAAGTACGGGATTTATTGTCTTCATCTTTAACCTCATCATTCAGGGCTAAGAGATGTTGATGACTAAAGTGTTTGATTTGATGTTCAGCTAATTCTCTTTGGTACTCCACCATGTTGATCTGCTGGGACGCTCCAAGTATCATATTTTTCGACTGATCCTCAACAATGTCGGTGGTTGTAACATCACGGAAGCTCTCATGTGTTGCACATTTAGTGCGGGCAACATAACCGCAGCATTGACAAGAATAAATGGCACGATGCTTTTTCATGCTCGTATAGCATACTTTGCAAAATGGGTTGCTTCGGCGAATTTCTTCAAGGGACCATGTGAGCATGAGAGAGTGTTGGTGCCCGGTTATTTTGATGTCGCGTGGTAACGAAGGAGTGCATCTCTTGTGGACTAGGAGCTGGCAGATGCTGCAAAAGTAAGGGATACCATTCCCATATGATCCACAAGCAtcacaattgaattttattcGCTTCCGAAAGATGGTGAATGTGTGCTCGTGACGATcattttcaataatattttGCCAATTGGAAGCACATTTGAGGTCAAGGTTGAAGTGGCATAAGGAACAATTATAAGCCAAGCTGGCTTTGTAAC
Above is a genomic segment from Prunus dulcis chromosome 7, ALMONDv2, whole genome shotgun sequence containing:
- the LOC117635345 gene encoding disease resistance protein Pik-2-like, whose product is MATQIEKLRRDLVYIRQAFTGLKNFEESASALFKILLQPQHSLHQLLDQPTQFHIHDSRVKQFQSKLWVHSEIIIKLKLLIPSQHQMVLNKANPLSLTGVVFDPNKVLDQLSDLHFSKVFGDSPTFRDFWVVYNSLCVTTKLCLLCFAVFPANEVVKKGLLVHWWIREGFLNPPVDGKETVMEIADGVFEELTKKGCIEPLYKKRRSVVRSFKMHPLIRSAVIVIAKDVRFFDFDGKGNPTANFSWSHRACLMNGSSHLTLANRPDLDPEKLQTIFNVNEAYPDFSEVDWSRLRNVKVLYLGRWHGRANHHIEVDDVEFFKGLRYMRHLIFFSLQGISRIMELPDSLCKLSSMRILDLSRLA
- the LOC117635346 gene encoding uncharacterized protein LOC117635346; translated protein: MPKGIALPSELQVLKGFIICAHKNDRSCTLHDLSALKKLRKLTINTSREDFPREEELIVFQQFGSLRKLTVAWGGLYLPAIQLDKRIKLKNIAAQRTTSNTLKSSGGNQTQDNAAPEPATPTGIRNHFRKIPSSLPAFKRITGTTTRNQEHFKELEKLDLQCYPQMTAPSWLMPGKLKSLKKLYIRGGQHQNLGQVHENDKWTIRILRLKFLSELKLDWNELQVSFPDLIYLEKFRFPKLTFFPCDASGLWLKP
- the LOC117635697 gene encoding uncharacterized protein LOC117635697 gives rise to the protein MHRKHPLILRKPRYYSMTKCDVCSQRCRDNHTYTCSQCDFNLDLKCASNWRNIGNYDCHDHQFTVLRKRMKFTCDACNKHGNGVAYLCSICQLLVHEECTSLPRQIRITAHQHPLVLKWSFGVVQPRNQFCRVCHKPMKKERAVYSCEHCSCIAHNRCVMKEDVRDEIIALEKERHGHTTTKIVDDESKATMLGEAQQGDDRIELAAQIKHFSHQHLLFLRDEVQKDDRITCDGCIEPITDAFYSCTKQEEDDCHFFLHKTCAQLPTERLHPFHPHLLKLLPKAPSTDGMFECHACSSFSHGFLYSCERCQFYLDLQCNTLSNSLTHPAHRHPLTFNTKDDKGQSYISSIRGILRRSNPSCRGCGDYSQPAVRFSCVNCNFHLCIQCIQLPLTASHRYDNHPLKLTHRRVKDELGECYCQICEGERDSTHWFYYCKDCDFDCHPHCVVGRYRHVKLGSTYKHSHQHLVTLVEKKKSVIPFDKRDNILPCEACGKPCEGLVFECSQCNINIHRIGYC
- the LOC117635347 gene encoding uncharacterized protein LOC117635347 → MTGQPLPLAAVYKDRTRVGTLEHQPEASTSGGGEGVAGPSRPRVTIIHRERCRIPVGVPKRTLFGVDYLEPNKVTERELERIRVEYLIPNSVKMRIPGPTESLSDSGDGEVTFFTDVLLQGVRLPLQPAVQKILAQIGYAPGQYNPNFWVALMGVIAAFGIAGEGEPSYEQFSYQYSITKSKSADHGGWVQAKREMELQHFSHKHPLTYKEEQKKEDGRLVFCNACGDPVLGPSYTCNKYPPGFTLHKSCAELPREIEHPLHRKHPLVLLTPTKYTCAACDQRYKASLAYNCSLCHFNLDLKCASNWQNIIENDRHEHTFTIFRKRIKFNCDACGSYGNGIPYFCSICQLLVHKRCTPSLPRDIKITGHQHSLMLTWSLEEIRRSNPFCKVCYTSMKKHRAIYSCQCCGYVARTKCATHESFRDVTTTDIVEDQSKNMILGASQQINMVEYQRELAEHQIKHFSHQHLLALNDEVKDEDNKSRTCDGCIGPITNAYYSCTENERCHFFLHKTCAQLPTKLLHPLHPLPLTLLPWAPSTDRVFWCHLCRNLCQGFAYYCSKFDLYFELECISLSESLTHEFYEDRLFFNRSWEKHYNYCHGCDTSIGETFARFSSLTNNGYHDIFNFCIQCVKVPLTAKHRYDDHPLKLIFKRDGYCEICEGKQYKQEWLYSCEDCDFDCHTYCILGRYPKVKLGSTFKISAHPHLVTLIDKRKSVIPFDKRSSILPCQLCGGPCEGLVFECSKCHVNIHRSELYCIGRENELNKLQRPCIFTELQPNQYGRLVFCNMCGDVGPGYNGNKDPSNL